ATTCGCCATCTACAGAATAGAAAACTTCAACGGCACTGCCGGTACGCTCCAACCGCAGCCACATATATTCCGGGGCGTCAGGCAAGGGGACAATCGACCAATCTGAAAATTCTCTTGTAATGACCGTACTGGCTTGCTGGACGCCATCCAGGTATTCGACGCCGCATTTTAGCCATGTCAATTCGTTCTCACGCACCATCAGCCCAGCCTGGTCATACAGCGTTTGATAATCCGCACGAAAGCGAAGTTCTGCGCGGAAGTTACCACTCACAGTCTGATAAAAGAAATGCCCATCATCTTTGATGAAGTTATGCTTCGTGACGCGCCAGAAATCGCGCTCCGGGGCTGCCTTCATCATGAGGATGCCGTCTTCTTCGGCCCATTCTTCTGGTTCGTTATACCACTGCATGGATTGTGTTTGCATATCACACTCTTCCGGGTAGGGTACCCTGGCTGTTGTGGACGAGGTTCAGACAGAATGTATGTCGCATCACCTGCCAAAGCTCGTTACACTATGTAGATTCACTTTGTTATTCATTAAAACACTTTACGTACGCAGGCATGTTCAGATTGATCGGACAAACGATTCACGGTTATACCTTCCACGAGCGCGTTGGCGTTGGTGGCTATGGTATGGTCTATCGTGCCCGGCAAGAGGCGGTCCAGCGTGATGTCGCAATTAAGGTGATTTTGCCGGAGTATGCCCAATCGATTGAATTTCAGGAGCGTTTTGCTTATGAAGCACGCCTGATTGCTCAATTGGAACATCCGCATATTACGCCGCTCTACGATTACTGGCAAGATGAGAGTGGCGCGTACCTGGTGATGCGCTATTTGCGCGGCGGGAACCTGCGCCAGCTTCTACAAGAACAGGGTGCTTTGTCGCTCTCCCAGGCGACACGCCTGCTGACGCAAATCGGCGAGGCGTTTGCTTCAGCACATGAGGCTGGTATCGTCCATCGGGATCTCAAGCCAGCCAATATCCTATTAGATGAGCGCAGCAATGCTTACGTGACGGATTTCGGCGTGGCGACGCAATTACAACCTGTCAGCGAAGGCGGCACAGCCAGCGCAGCACAAGAAGATGATGTCATCGTTGGGACGTTCGCTTACCTGGCCCCTGAGCAAATCCAGGGTGAGCCGCTGACCCAGCGTTGCGATATTTATGCGCTGGGGCTGGTGCTTTACGAAATGCTGGCCGGGCAACATGCCTACGGCAACGCCAATATCAATGATCTGATCATTCATCAGATTAACGACCCCGTCCCAAGCCTGATTGCGATACGGCCAGATTTACCCGTCGCGCTGGATGCCATCATCAACCGGGCAACGAGTAAACAGCCAGATAAGCGTTATGCCACCACGCAGGCTATGGTGGATGAATTGAACGCGATTGTTCAGCAGGGCACGTACACGCCCGCGCCGATGATGCGTATCGGGAGCGTGCCTATCACCATCCCGGATACATCCACACAAAAGCTGATGCGCAATTTAATCAGCACGCCGGAAAGCCGCAATCGGCGTTCCATGTTGCAGAATGTACGCGCCTTCTGGATTGAGGGCGTGCTGGAACAATCGCTGCATGGGGCGGCACTGATTGAACTGGGTATGACGCCCCATACGACGGCAGTCACAAATCCCTGGGGGATTGTGCTGCGTCGCCCTGGTACGGAAGATCGGACAGTGGTCCCAGGGACGCCTGTTTTGCAGATGTTTGACCGCTTGAATGGCAAATTGCTCATTTTAGGCGATCCAGGTAGCGGCAAGACGACGACCCTGCTTGAACTCACACAAGCACTGCTGGCACGTGCTGAGAGTGATCAACGCCATGCGATCCCGGTTGTACTGAATCTGTCTTCCTGGAGCCAATCACGTAAGCCAATGACAGAGTGGTTGGTGGAGGAACTGGGCAATAAATATCAAGTGCCACGCCGGGTTGCGGAGCGCTGGGTATCTTACGATGATTTGCTGCTGCTGCTCGATGGCCTGGATGAAGTGGCGCCAGCGTATCGCAACGATTGTGTAGAAGCCATCAACACATATCGGCGCGAACATGGTTTTGTCGATGTCGTGGTGTGCAGCCGCACTGTCGATTATGAGGCGCTTTCTAATCAGTTGCTGCTCAATGGCGCGATTGTTTTGCAACCGCTCACAGATCAGCAGGTGAATGAATATTTGTCGCAGTTCGGCAGCGCCTTAAATACACTGCGAACACACCTCAAGGGAGATGCTA
The Phototrophicus methaneseepsis DNA segment above includes these coding regions:
- a CDS encoding protein kinase domain-containing protein → MFRLIGQTIHGYTFHERVGVGGYGMVYRARQEAVQRDVAIKVILPEYAQSIEFQERFAYEARLIAQLEHPHITPLYDYWQDESGAYLVMRYLRGGNLRQLLQEQGALSLSQATRLLTQIGEAFASAHEAGIVHRDLKPANILLDERSNAYVTDFGVATQLQPVSEGGTASAAQEDDVIVGTFAYLAPEQIQGEPLTQRCDIYALGLVLYEMLAGQHAYGNANINDLIIHQINDPVPSLIAIRPDLPVALDAIINRATSKQPDKRYATTQAMVDELNAIVQQGTYTPAPMMRIGSVPITIPDTSTQKLMRNLISTPESRNRRSMLQNVRAFWIEGVLEQSLHGAALIELGMTPHTTAVTNPWGIVLRRPGTEDRTVVPGTPVLQMFDRLNGKLLILGDPGSGKTTTLLELTQALLARAESDQRHAIPVVLNLSSWSQSRKPMTEWLVEELGNKYQVPRRVAERWVSYDDLLLLLDGLDEVAPAYRNDCVEAINTYRREHGFVDVVVCSRTVDYEALSNQLLLNGAIVLQPLTDQQVNEYLSQFGSALNTLRTHLKGDANLSDLSRSPLMLSIMALAYRDISQGALPHLESAEAQRVHLFDVYVARMFQRQPTDAAYSRDLTEYYLTWLAQQMVAQGQTVFQIENMQPDWLPEVQQSTYRFRFARVLTVLWALIWGVPRMITTSMAPPGAPAWMKGLTWGAAGSFWGVILGTRLVRYIWMGLLSGAAFSIAVALEGGLDREWSQIVTRIPGALIIYALTTIFALWLLRRGDHHPMHIRPVESVRFDRANVKLLMALAVIPAGAFTSVLNRIVFQRPDVTVEEQILGIVLGVITSVLTAGFLTGLTSNVVGQTTRPNEGIWRSLGNALRMGLFVAVSFGVILLVATVPVSSWTFGWMQVIVTALPFGAIGALIYGGYTVIQHMTLRRLLWQTGKVPRNYTHFLNYATRLILLRKVGGGYIFVHRYLLEYFATKSDLDTPETL
- a CDS encoding DUF1349 domain-containing protein, whose translation is MQTQSMQWYNEPEEWAEEDGILMMKAAPERDFWRVTKHNFIKDDGHFFYQTVSGNFRAELRFRADYQTLYDQAGLMVRENELTWLKCGVEYLDGVQQASTVITREFSDWSIVPLPDAPEYMWLRLERTGSAVEVFYSVDGESYTLMREGYLSTNRTLQVGPMCASPKGQGFNVYFDIFTLITQS